The Caldilineales bacterium genome has a window encoding:
- a CDS encoding heme-binding protein, translating into MTPPPVPNNPQLARYDPPWRLPFFRRNEMLIACR; encoded by the coding sequence ATGACCCCGCCCCCCGTGCCCAACAACCCACAGCTTGCCCGTTACGACCCGCCGTGGAGGCTGCCGTTTTTCAGGCGCAACGAGATGCTTATTGCCTGCCGCTGA
- a CDS encoding helix-turn-helix domain-containing protein, which translates to MNKYTGSDFDDFLSAEGFLEEATGKAHKRLLTLQLNDAMKASKISKVQLAEKMQTSRSQIDRLLDPDNTAVTLESLERLASAVGRQLRIELA; encoded by the coding sequence ATGAACAAATACACCGGTAGCGATTTCGATGACTTTCTGAGCGCAGAAGGCTTCCTTGAGGAAGCAACAGGCAAAGCACATAAGCGGCTGCTTACGCTGCAGTTGAATGACGCCATGAAGGCGTCCAAGATCAGCAAGGTTCAACTAGCCGAGAAGATGCAAACGAGCCGGTCACAGATCGATCGGCTACTCGATCCAGACAATACCGCTGTCACTCTCGAATCCCTGGAGCGCCTGGCGAGCGCTGTGGGCCGGCAATTACGGATCGAGTTGGCGTGA
- a CDS encoding type II toxin-antitoxin system RelE/ParE family toxin: MSDRLVLRVVFFRTESGREPVREWLLELDKEDRKVIGEDVKLLQFRWLLGMPLVRKLESDLWELRSHLSSGRIARICFTVRSDEMALLHGFIKKAQKTPLQDLELARDRRNLWLNG, translated from the coding sequence ATGAGCGACCGCCTCGTTCTGCGAGTTGTTTTCTTTCGTACCGAATCTGGCCGGGAACCAGTTCGGGAGTGGCTGCTGGAGCTTGACAAAGAAGACCGGAAGGTCATTGGCGAGGATGTCAAGCTTTTGCAGTTTCGTTGGCTGCTTGGCATGCCTCTGGTCAGAAAACTTGAGTCCGATCTATGGGAGTTACGCAGCCATTTATCGTCTGGGCGAATTGCACGCATTTGCTTCACAGTCCGATCCGACGAGATGGCCCTGCTGCACGGGTTCATCAAGAAAGCCCAGAAAACGCCATTGCAGGACCTCGAACTGGCTCGCGATCGAAGGAATCTCTGGCTCAATGGATAA
- the mfd gene encoding transcription-repair coupling factor, which yields MTTERISPAASLDLSGLPPLLRRHTAFRDLVSQIAAGETPRYPLGIVASARSFVAAALAAEGRPIVILTAKVDTARQLVEQGRAWLGDDAGVRLFADPDGLPFERIAWSQETRQARIAALAALAGWGRPGAEGQPPVVVASVRALMQPTAPLSLFRRTLRSLRRGDVIEMQTLLGRWLKAGYQQAAVVEEAGVFSRRGGIIDIWPPNEAYPARIELWGDEVDSLRRFDPSSQRTLPGSTFDRLLIGPGSEAILENGPAAAAALLSLDAANCHPPAQFELQREAEQLAAGAAFRGVEFYLPYLHPQPATLLDYLPDEGLLLIDAAADLAAVALDLEGQALQVQADLIKSGDLAQGFIRPYLPWEVLRPQIEARQPLILGQGKLDGHTTSTASALGRLFHLGPRWGGQLKRVVEQVQASQGQGSSVVMVTRQAARLADLFQEEGRPLGVSSDLSGTPPAGGASLVQGQFDEGWRMGDPLGPAELLFLTDAELFGWGKARTRRSRQPRPVAPETFFADIHPGDYVVHIEHGIGRFAGLVKLNLDGLSRDYLQVDYAQTDRLYVPVHQADRLARYVGPGDSAPILNRLGTADWGLVKARAKKAVAEIADELLVLYARRESLPGHAFGPDTEWQHELEAAFPYVETEDQLVAIEAVKEDMEKARPMDRLICGDVGYGKTEVALRAAFKAIMDNTQVAVLVPTTVLAQQHFKTFGERLRAFPVQVDMLSRFRTPRQQQETIDRLSDGSIDVVIGTHRLLSKDVAFKDLGLLIVDEEQRFGVTHKERIKQLRSQVDVLTLTATPIPRTLYMSLTGVRDLSTIDTPPEERLPIQTFVGFYDETLIRNAILRELDRNGQVFFVHNRVQGIEQLANRIRKLAPEARVAVGHGQMPERELERTMLAFAEDEFDVLVCTTIIESGLDIPNANTIIINKADTFGLAQLYQLRGRVGRGAVRAYAYLLYDRHKSLLPDARRRLEAIQEASDLGAGFRIAMRDLEIRGAGELLGARQHGHIAAVGFDLYVRLLAQAVEEMRDEGRLPAGAIDVAALVDPMGPSVQLDLPLDAGLPADFIDDEMLRLQLYRRIAGLHTPGEIDEMSQELIDRFGPLPAAVENLLYQVKVKVMALRAGVTNIGRDDQQLTIRSPAVARLARERLQYQLGQAAHVGSQALWVRIDEAGAWRENVLRCLDILTAGV from the coding sequence ATGACCACTGAGCGCATTTCGCCCGCCGCCTCGCTCGACCTCAGCGGCCTGCCCCCCCTGCTGCGCCGCCACACCGCCTTTCGCGATCTGGTTTCGCAGATCGCAGCCGGCGAAACGCCGCGCTATCCCCTGGGCATCGTCGCCTCTGCGCGCAGCTTCGTCGCCGCGGCGCTGGCGGCCGAAGGCCGGCCGATCGTCATCCTCACGGCCAAAGTGGACACGGCCCGGCAGCTGGTGGAGCAAGGCCGCGCCTGGCTGGGCGATGACGCCGGCGTGAGACTGTTTGCCGACCCCGACGGCCTCCCCTTCGAGCGCATCGCCTGGTCGCAAGAAACGCGCCAGGCGCGCATTGCCGCCCTGGCGGCGCTGGCGGGGTGGGGCCGACCCGGCGCCGAAGGCCAACCGCCGGTGGTGGTGGCCTCGGTGCGGGCCTTGATGCAGCCCACCGCCCCGCTGTCGCTCTTCCGGCGCACCTTGCGCTCCCTCCGCCGCGGGGACGTGATCGAGATGCAGACCTTGTTGGGGCGCTGGTTGAAGGCGGGATACCAGCAGGCGGCCGTGGTCGAGGAAGCGGGCGTTTTCAGCCGGCGGGGCGGGATCATCGACATCTGGCCGCCCAACGAGGCTTACCCGGCCCGGATCGAGCTATGGGGCGACGAGGTGGACAGCCTGCGCCGCTTCGACCCCTCCAGCCAACGCACCCTGCCCGGCTCGACCTTCGACCGCCTCCTCATCGGCCCCGGCTCCGAGGCCATCCTGGAAAACGGCCCCGCGGCTGCGGCCGCCCTCCTGTCCCTGGACGCCGCCAACTGCCACCCGCCCGCCCAGTTCGAGCTTCAGCGCGAGGCCGAGCAACTGGCCGCGGGCGCGGCTTTTCGCGGGGTCGAGTTCTATCTGCCCTACCTCCATCCCCAGCCCGCCACCCTGCTCGACTATCTGCCCGACGAGGGGCTGCTGCTGATCGACGCCGCCGCTGACCTGGCCGCCGTCGCCCTCGACCTCGAAGGCCAGGCGTTGCAGGTGCAGGCCGACCTGATCAAGAGCGGTGATCTGGCCCAGGGCTTCATCCGGCCCTACCTCCCCTGGGAGGTCTTACGACCGCAGATCGAGGCCCGGCAACCGCTCATCCTCGGCCAGGGCAAGCTGGATGGGCACACCACCAGCACTGCTTCGGCGTTGGGCCGGCTTTTCCATCTGGGGCCGCGCTGGGGCGGGCAGCTCAAGCGCGTGGTCGAGCAGGTGCAGGCCAGCCAGGGCCAGGGCAGCAGCGTGGTCATGGTCACACGCCAGGCGGCGCGGCTGGCCGATCTCTTCCAGGAAGAAGGGCGGCCGTTGGGCGTGTCGAGCGACTTGAGCGGGACGCCGCCGGCGGGCGGGGCCAGCCTGGTGCAGGGGCAGTTCGACGAAGGCTGGCGCATGGGCGATCCCCTCGGCCCTGCCGAGCTGCTCTTCCTCACCGATGCCGAGCTTTTCGGCTGGGGCAAGGCCCGCACCCGTCGCAGCCGCCAGCCCCGCCCGGTCGCGCCGGAGACGTTCTTTGCCGACATCCACCCCGGCGATTATGTCGTCCACATCGAGCACGGCATCGGCCGCTTCGCCGGCCTGGTCAAGCTCAACCTCGACGGCCTGTCCCGCGACTATCTGCAAGTGGACTACGCCCAGACCGACCGCCTCTACGTGCCCGTGCACCAGGCCGACCGGCTGGCGCGCTATGTTGGCCCCGGCGACAGCGCCCCCATCCTCAACCGGCTGGGCACGGCCGACTGGGGGCTGGTGAAAGCCAGGGCGAAGAAAGCGGTGGCCGAGATCGCCGACGAATTGCTGGTGCTGTATGCCCGCCGCGAGTCGTTGCCCGGCCATGCTTTCGGCCCCGACACCGAATGGCAGCACGAACTCGAGGCGGCCTTCCCTTATGTCGAGACCGAAGACCAGTTGGTGGCCATCGAAGCGGTGAAGGAAGACATGGAGAAGGCCCGCCCCATGGACCGGCTGATCTGCGGCGATGTGGGCTATGGCAAGACGGAGGTGGCGCTGCGGGCGGCCTTCAAGGCGATCATGGACAACACCCAGGTGGCGGTGCTGGTCCCCACCACCGTCCTGGCCCAACAGCATTTCAAGACCTTTGGCGAGCGGCTGCGGGCCTTTCCCGTCCAGGTGGACATGCTCTCGCGCTTTCGCACGCCCCGGCAGCAGCAAGAGACCATCGACCGGCTGAGCGATGGCAGCATCGATGTCGTCATCGGCACGCACCGCCTGCTGTCGAAAGATGTGGCTTTCAAGGACCTGGGGTTGCTGATCGTGGATGAGGAGCAACGCTTCGGCGTCACGCACAAGGAACGGATCAAGCAGCTGCGCAGCCAGGTGGATGTGCTGACCCTCACGGCCACGCCCATCCCCCGCACCCTGTACATGAGCCTGACCGGGGTGCGCGACCTCAGCACCATCGACACCCCGCCCGAAGAGCGCTTGCCCATCCAGACCTTTGTCGGCTTCTACGACGAAACCCTGATCCGCAACGCCATCCTGCGCGAGCTGGACCGCAACGGCCAGGTGTTCTTCGTCCACAACCGCGTCCAGGGCATCGAGCAACTCGCCAATCGCATCCGCAAGCTGGCGCCAGAGGCGCGCGTGGCCGTCGGCCACGGCCAGATGCCCGAACGCGAGCTGGAGCGGACGATGCTGGCCTTCGCCGAGGATGAGTTCGATGTCCTGGTCTGCACAACGATCATCGAGAGCGGTCTCGACATCCCCAACGCCAATACGATCATCATCAACAAGGCCGATACGTTCGGGCTGGCGCAGCTCTATCAGCTGCGCGGGCGGGTGGGGCGGGGGGCGGTGCGGGCCTATGCCTATCTGCTCTATGACCGGCACAAGTCGTTGCTGCCCGACGCCCGCCGCCGTCTGGAAGCCATCCAGGAGGCCAGCGACCTGGGCGCCGGCTTCCGCATCGCCATGCGCGACCTGGAGATCCGCGGCGCCGGCGAGTTGCTGGGGGCGCGGCAGCACGGCCACATTGCCGCCGTTGGCTTCGACCTCTATGTGCGGCTGCTGGCGCAGGCGGTGGAGGAGATGCGCGACGAGGGCAGGCTGCCGGCCGGGGCCATCGATGTGGCCGCGTTGGTGGACCCGATGGGGCCATCGGTGCAGCTCGACCTGCCGCTGGATGCCGGGCTGCCGGCCGATTTCATCGACGACGAGATGCTGCGTTTGCAGTTGTATCGCCGCATCGCCGGGCTGCACACGCCCGGCGAGATCGACGAGATGAGCCAGGAGCTGATCGACCGTTTCGGCCCCCTGCCGGCGGCGGTGGAGAATTTGCTCTACCAGGTCAAGGTGAAGGTGATGGCGTTGCGGGCCGGGGTGACGAACATCGGTCGCGACGACCAGCAGTTGACCATCCGCAGCCCGGCCGTGGCCCGGTTGGCGCGCGAGCGGCTGCAATATCAGCTGGGGCAGGCTGCGCATGTGGGCAGCCAGGCGCTGTGGGTGAGGATCGATGAGGCCGGCGCCTGGCGCGAGAACGTGCTGCGGTGTTTGGATATTTTGACGGCGGGGGTGTAG
- the pth gene encoding aminoacyl-tRNA hydrolase, with protein MKMIVGLGNPGPHYARNRHNIGFQIADAFAAAHGLGFDKLQFKARVAQGTVGDERVLLVKPQDYMNLSGPPVQSLTSFYKIALADILVVCDDLDLPLGKLRLRPFGGAGGHNGMRSLIQRLGNDQFPRLRVGIARPPGQMDPADYVLENFTAAEEELMTPARAQAVQALEIWLSDGLATAMNRFNRD; from the coding sequence ATGAAGATGATCGTCGGCCTGGGCAACCCCGGCCCGCACTACGCCCGCAACCGCCACAACATCGGCTTTCAGATCGCCGATGCTTTCGCCGCCGCCCACGGCCTGGGTTTCGACAAACTGCAATTCAAGGCCCGGGTGGCCCAGGGAACGGTCGGCGACGAGCGCGTCCTACTCGTCAAGCCGCAAGACTACATGAACCTGAGCGGCCCGCCCGTGCAATCCCTGACCTCGTTCTACAAGATCGCCCTCGCCGACATCCTGGTGGTTTGCGACGACCTCGACCTGCCCCTGGGCAAACTGCGGCTGCGGCCTTTTGGCGGCGCCGGGGGACACAACGGCATGCGCTCGCTTATCCAACGCCTGGGCAACGACCAGTTCCCCCGCCTGCGCGTGGGCATTGCCCGCCCGCCCGGCCAGATGGACCCCGCCGACTATGTGCTGGAAAACTTCACCGCCGCCGAAGAAGAGCTGATGACCCCGGCTCGTGCCCAAGCCGTACAAGCCCTCGAAATCTGGCTGAGCGACGGCCTGGCCACAGCCATGAACCGTTTCAACCGCGACTGA